The genomic stretch CGCGTTCGCAATGGCCTGCGCGCCGAACCCTGCGCCGCGCGCTGCCGACGAACTCCGCTCCGGGGAGCCCGCGTATTCCGCACCGCCGCCGGGACATGAGTTCTCCCTGGTCGAGGTGGGGATGGATACCGACGCAGTGCGGGCAGCCGTCGGCAAGCCGACCTCCCAGCGCCGCGTTGCCACGGCGTGGGCATACGTGCCGTTCTACTTCGGAAGCGATGTGCGTCGCACCGAATGGAAATATGCTGGCCACGGCCGGATTCTCTTCGCCACGGACGGGCGAACCGGAGAGCTCGAGGTCCTGCGGGTGGAGTACGACCCGCGCGAGGACGGGGTGTAGCTCTTCGGGTTCTCATGGCCCCACGGTTCAACCCAGACCCGGAAATCGCCGATGCAGGGGTGGATGCGGGTGACGTTCGTACCGACGAGAGATGACCGATGACCGCTGCTCACGAGGATGCCCGGGTCGCACGGGAGAGGCTGCACGCTGCTCCTCGTCGCGAACTCACGATCGGGTTGACCAGCCTGGTATGTGGGCTTCTCCTGGCCGCGGGATGGACGGTTCGCGACGAGCTGTACTTCACCCCGGAGAGAGGCATCGGCTACGCCCTCGGAATCATTGGCCTCCTCTGCCTCGTGGCTCTTCTCGGCTACTCGGCGCGGAAGCGCAGTGCGAGCCTGGCGGAGGCGGGCAAGGTGAGTTCCTGGTTCCGCGTGCACATGGTGCTCGGCATCGTCGGCCCCACGGCCATTCTCTTTCACTCGAATTTCCAGCTCGGCTCGATCAACAGCAGTGTCGCCCTATGGAGCATGTTGCTGGTCGCGGGCAGTGGCTATATCGGACGCTTCCTCTACGCACGGGTGCACCGCGGTCTGTTCGGTGAGCGGCGTGCGCTGGCGCAGCTCGAGCATGATGCGGAGGAGGGTTTCGGTGTCATCGAGCGCATCGCCGAAATCGTGCCATCGCTGGCGAAGGCTCTCGATGATCACGAGCATTGGGTTCTCGATCGTGCACCCGGGCTGGTGGCGGGGATGATGCGTTTCTTTACGGCTGGGGGACGGAGCCGAGCCCTCGAGCGGCACTGCATTGCAGCCCTCCGCGGCACCGGTCGTGAAGATCTCTGGTTTCTCGAGAACGCCCTCCGGGACCATCTGTCCATCGGCGTTCGTGTGGCCCGGCTTGGCGCCTGGGAACGGTTGTTCTCGTTATGGCATGCCATTCATCTCCCGCTGGCATTTCTACTGTTCGGCGCGGCGGCGGTCCACGTGCTCGCGGTGCATCTGTTTTGATCGTTCGCGCTCTCGCCGCATTCCTCTTCATCTGCATCCTGCCCGCCGGGCTTCGCGCTGCAGATCCCGAGACATTGTTGATGCCCGGTCCCGTGATCGAGGGTCATGCGGAAAACGAAGAGGAGTGCACGAGTTGCCACCGCCCCTTCGATCGTTCCGCCGAGGACGGGCTCTGCCTCGGGTGTCATGAGGACGTGGGTGCGGATCTCACGGCCGGCAAGGGCTTTCACGGCTTGGCACCGGGTCTCGCCGCGACCGCGTGTCGCAGCTGTCATACGGATCACCAGGGACGGCAGGCTGACGTCGTGGGGCTGAATCCAGCCGCATTCGACCACGCCCTGACGGACTACCCGTTGCAGGGCGCGCACGTGCGCGTTCCCTGCGCCGATTGTCATGTCGAAGAGAAGAAGCATCGCGACGCGAGTGTCGAGTGCGTTTCATGCCACGAGAAGGATGATGTGCACCGCGGCGGCCTGGGCGAGGACTGTGGCGCCTGCCACGAGGACACGACCTGGAAGAAGGCGGTCTTCGACCACGACAAGACGAAATTCCCTCTCGAGGGAGCTCACCAGGACGCGGCCTGCCGTTTGTGCCACGCGGATGAGCGTTTCGAGAAGACACCTGGCGACTGCGCCACCTGCCATGTCAGTGCGGACGTCCACAAGGGGAGCTTCGGTCCGCAATGCGGCGATTGTCACGACGTCGAGAAATGGAAGACGCAGCTCTTCGACCACGATCGTGATACGAAGTTCCCACTCGACGGGAAGCACATCGGTGTGGATTGTGGAGCCTGCCACAAGGGCCATCTCTACAACGACCCGGCGCCAACCGATTGCAATGCCTGCCATGAGGCCGACGATGTGCATGGTGGACGAAGCGGAGATCAATGCCAGGATTGTCACGATACACGCAGCTGGACGAAGATTGCCTTCGACCACGACAAGGACACGAAATGGCCGCTCCGAGGCCGTCATGCCAAGGTGTCATGTGAGAGTTGCCATCCTGGGAAACTCGAAGATCCCGTCGAGAAGGATTGCCTGGGGTGTCACAAGCCCGACGATGTGCACCGCGGCCAGCAGGGCGAGGCGTGCACGGTATGCCACGATGAGAACACCTGGACCGAGACGGTTGGATTCGACCACGATTTGACGCACTTCCCACTGTTGGGCCTCCACGCCACCGTCGCCTGCGAGGAATGCCATACGACGCATGCCTATGCGGACGCCGAAACCGATTGTGCTGCCTGCCATCGGCCGGATGACAAGCACGAAGAGCGCCTGACCGAGGCCTGTGCCAGCTGCCACAATCCGAACAGTTGGGCGATCTGGCACTTCGACCACGATGCCCAGTCCGACTTCCCCCTGCATGGGGCCCACGAGGGCGTCGATTGCATCACCTGTCATGTGGCGCCCGCTGCCGAAAAGATCGAGTTGACGAGCGAGTGCGGGATCTGCCATCTCACCGACGATGTCCATCGCGGAGCCTTTGGTCGCGATTGCGGGCGTTGCCACGGCGAGCAGGACTGGACGAAAGTGAAGTTGGAGCGCTAGGCGCGGCCGCGTCCGGCTAGAGACGATCGAGCCAGCCGGCGCTGGCGGGAGGCTGGGAGAGCAGGGCGGCGATGGCTTCGTGATCGCTGCGCAGGGCGAGATCGAGGGCGGTATCGCCTTCCTCGTTTCGGGTACGAAGCCTGGCCCCGTTTTCCAGCAGCAGGCGGACGACGTCTTCGTGGCCGGCATCCGATGCGTGCATCAGCGCCGTGTAGCGCCGTGCTCCCCGGTGGTCGCGGTCGGCACCGTGCTCGATCAGGAGGCGCACGACGGAAAGATGGCCGCGAGCCGCCGCGAGCACGAGTGCTGTATCCCCGTGTTCCGACGGCGCATCGATGACAGCGCCCGATCGAAGCAAGCGGTTCAGGCGATCCGGGTCTCCCTGGCAGGCCGCAACGGCTACCAGGGGAAGGCCATTCGGACAATGCAACCGTGGGTTGCCGCCGTGGTCCATCAAGGCACGGAAGGCAAGGTCCTCATCACTCGCCGCGGCATCGCAGAGCGCGTTGGCGTCGGGCACGGCACCCGCATCGAGAAGTGCTGCCGCGGCAGCACCTTCGCCCGCATGAAGGGCGAGGGCAAGAGGTGTCCGGTGCTCCGCATCCGTGAGGCCGCCATCGGCTCCTGCGGCCAGCAAGGCGTGCACCGCATCTGCATGGTCGCTGGCCGCAGCCCACAAGAGCGGTGTTCGGCCGGTTGCGTCGGCCCGATCGATTTCGGCGCCCTCGGATAGGAGCCGTTCGATCACGCGGGCGTTGCCTGCGCTGGCCGCGAAGGAGAGTGCATCCCGTCCGTTCTCGGTGCGGGCACGTACGTCCGCGCCGGCATCGACGAGAAGCGCCGTGATCACCACGTCTCCTGCCCAGGCGGCGCGGGTCAGCGCGGTGTGGCCTCCAGGGCCACTCGCCTGGATGCGGTGGTCGCCACGCAGCAGGGAACGGACCAGGTCTTCATCGCCATGCCATGCCGCCGCCATCAGCGGGGTCCAGCCAGTTTCGGAAACGGCCTGCTTGGAAATCCAGCGGGCCGAACGTCGCGATGGTGTGTTCCGCTCGGCGCTGGGCGCGCCGGCTCGACGTAGCCAGGCTGCCGTTTCCCGGTGGTCACCGGCGAGTGCCAGATCGAGGGCACTCCGCCCGGCGCGGTCTTTCTGCGCAAGCTTGGCGCCGCCCTTCGCGAGCTGTCGTGTGATCTGGAGGTTGCCGCGCCGAGCCGCCAGATGCAGCGGCGTTGCCTCTCGGGAATCTCGCGCGTTCGGGTCGGCACCCGCCAAAAGGAGCGGGGGGATCATGCGTTCGCCACCCGTGCGTGCTGCCAGGTGAAGGGCCGATTCGTTGTCGCGGCCACGAACCCCGATCTCTGCGCCTGCGTCCAGAAGGAGCTCGACCAGTGGCACCGACCCGGTAGCGATGGCTTCGTGCAGGAGCGGCGGGGTGAGCGAAGCCCCAGGCGTAGCGGGATCGGGTTTCACAGGGGGGGCCGCGCGGCTGTTCAGGTCCGCACCGGACTGCAGGGCTGCGCGAGCTGCCACGACGTCGCGGGATTTTACAGCGCGCAGCAAGCGCGCATCCGCGTCGCCGCCCGGCTCCGCATCTCGGGCGGTCGTGAGGCCACCTGTGGCGGCGGCTTTCGCGAGGGCGCGGGCGGCCGGTTTGTATCCCTGCTCTGCCGCCGAAACCAGCCACACACGTGCGGCTTCCGGGTCGGCAGAGCCTCCCCAACCGTTGCGGTACAGCTGGGCGAGTTGGTACTGCGCTTTCACATGGCCGGCCTCAGCCGCTCGGAGGAGCCACTCCCGCGCCTGACCAAGATCCTTGGCAACGCCTCGGCCCGATCTGTACAGCACGCCGAGTTGGTACTGGGCTTCGATGTCTCCGCTGTCCGCGAGTGCCTTGCAGAGATCGGCCGCTCTGGAGAAGTCATGGGTACGGATCGCGAGCTGCATCTCTTCGACGGAGCCGGCGAGAGCCGCGGTCGGGAGCCACAGGAGGAAGGCCAGGACGAGTGTGCGCTTCATGCGTGTACGGGGGTTCCGTATCGGGTCTCGATCTCAACGCCGATCTTGTGCAGGAAATCGTTGGGAAGCACGCCGCCGGCACAAATCACCACCGCATCATTCGGCAGCTCCCGATGGCCGCCCTGGGTATGAACGGCGACGAGATCGGCACGGATTTCCTCCACCTTGCTGCCGAGGAGAACCTCGAGATGGTGTTGATGGATCGCTTCCTCCAGCAACTCGCGACTATTCGGGCACGCCCGATGAAACGCGTCCCCGCGATAGGAGAGCGTGACCTGGCATCCTTCCTGCTGAGCAAGGGAAGCGGCCGCCTCCAGAGCGCTATCGCCGCCGCCCACGACGAGCACGCGCTTGCCGGTGTACTGTGCCGGATCCGTCAACGAATAGACGACCTTGCTCGAGTCTTCGCCGGGTACTTCGAGCTTGCGGGGCGTTCCGCGACGGCCGACCGCCAGAAGTACGCTCCGGGTTTCGAAAGCCGCCCGATCGGTTTGCACTTCGAAGCTGCCGTCGGATCGACGTTCGACGGCAAGGACTCGTTCTCTTTCGCGCACACGCAGGCCGGTGTCGGCTCGGACCCGCTCCCAGAACTCGAGCAGCTCTTCCTTCTGGGTCGCCCGCATATCGACCGGACCCACCAGCGGTACGTTGACGGGATGGGTGACGATGATCTTGCCGCGGGGATGGTGCACCAGGGAGCCGCCGAGGCGTTCCTGCTCGATCGTGACGAAACGAAGGCCCGACTGGAGTGCGGTCAGTGAGGCCCCAAAACCTGCGGGTCCTGCACCCACGATCACAGTGTCGAGCATGTCACGTTCGTCACCGACCCCGGGCAACTTGGTGATCGATTCGACCGCCTGACGTCCCTGCTCGATGGCGTTTCGTATCAGGCCCATCCCGCCGAGTTCACCGGCCACGAATACGCCCGGAACATTGGTCTGGAAGTCCGGGCCGAGAAGCGGGATGTTGACGCCTCGCCGCTCGCTTCCGATCACGAGTCGGATGGCATCCGTTGGGCATGCCGCCGCACAGGCGCCGTGACCGATGCAATTCGTCGGATTGACCAGCTCTGCCTGGCCGCCGACGACGCCGAGGACGTCTCCATGGGGACATGCGTCTACGCAGGATCCACAACCCAGGCAGCGGTTGCCGTTGATGACCGGATGAATCGAGACCGGCTCGGTTGCGCCGGTTGCCTGCATGCGTTGGAGATCGCGGAGCGCGCGGTCTTCACGTTGGTTTCGCGAGCGGAAGTAGACGAGCATCAGCGCCAGCAGTGGCACCAGATAGATGGCCGCGGGAGAGAGCATGGCTGTTGCGATGTCGCCCAAAAAGATTCCTCGTGTCGACGGGAGATGCATCGAGGGATCTTCGGTGCGGGGAGGTGATCCAGGTCACGCAGGATGTTGCGTGCTCTTGCGCCTCAGTAGTCGTATCGGGCGCCGAACAAGACCGAATAGCCTTGCTCGTCTCCAACCCCTGGGAAGCGTTCGCCCCGGGACCAGCGGTAGTGGCCTTCCAGGTCGAGCGTGATCCGGCCAACGCGGAGGTCGATTCGGAAGCCCGGGCGGAGGGTGAACACGCTCTCGCGATCCTGGGCATCCCTCCACTCGAGATCGAGCAGCGGGTTCAGGCGGAACCGCCGCCACATGGGCGAACGCCAGCTCCAGTGGAGGCCCAGGATTTCGATGGTTCGAGCATCGACCCAGCGCAGGCCGAGGGTGCCGACATCCCCGGCGACGAAGAGCTCGCTGCCGGTCGCTTGAAGGTAGGTGGAGAGTTGTCGGCCGGTGCCCTCGAACTCCTCGATTCCACCGGATTCGGGCGTTCCTGAGAGATCCGAGATCGCGACATCGCCGGAGATCTGGAAACGCTCGTTCAACCGGTGGGTCAATCCGACGCTCACGGACCGGGAACGTGCCGTCCTGTCGTCCGCCAGAGCTTCGATCTCATCCGTGCCGAAGCGATCGTGCAGGTCGGAGAGCGAATCGTCCAGCTGTCCGAAGAGTGCGTTGCGCGTGCCCAGGGTCGGGAGGCGTCGCCAGTCGACCAGGAAGTTCAAATCCGTGTCGGGGCGAAGGCGTAGGTTGCCCACCAGGAAAGCGGTGTTCAGTTCGTTGTAGTGGACGTCGTAGTCGAGAAGCCCAGCCAGAAAGCGGCCATCCGCCGCATAGCGAAACTCCGCGCCGATGGCCGAGCGATCCGTGAAGCCCTCTGCCCATTGCTGGATGGCAAAGAATTCGACATCGAGGCCTTCCACGACGCCGCGCGTCTCGAGGTTCAGGCCCACCAGCTGTTGGCTCAGATCAGGGCTCGAGCGCACGAACGGATCGACCGGGAAACCTGCGACAGTGCCGAGGCGCAGGCCCGGGCGGAGTTCGTAGCTTACCTCGGCGCCATCGAAACGTCCGACCACGCCCGCCCGGTTTCCTGGCAGACGGCCCATGCCCACGTTCCAGGGCACCCCGATTCCCTCGGCCTCGACGAAGAGCGTGTTCACGCGCCAGCGCTCGTCGTTGTCGATGAAATCGAATAGATGGGTTCCCGAGAGTTCTCCTCGAACATCCCAACGTTCGTTCTGCCAGCGGCTCCCGAGGAAGACGTCACTGTAGATCGATGAATCGACCAGGGAATCACCGAAGTCATCGGTGAAGCGCTCGTCACGCCGGTAGCTGGTGGCGAGACTACCGAAGACATCGAAGTTCGAGTCTCGGTCTTTCGTACTCGCGGGTCGCAGGGCGGGGGAGGGCTCAGCGCGGGCGGTGACGAGTGCGTCGAGGCGTTGGCGGACCCGCTCCGTCGCTTCACCTTCCGGATACCGTTCCAGGTAGGTCTCGTACTCTGCGCGAGCGTGGGCGAGCTGCCCATTGCGTTCCCGGGCCAGGCCCAGCCATTCGAGCGCCGCAGGTGTGGATGCGTTCTCCGGAAACGACAGCACCTTCGTGAAGAGCGCAACGGCCCGATCCAGCTGGCCTCCGGCGAGTGCGGCTCGGCCCTCCGCCAGCACTTGTGCGACCTGGTCCGCATCGGCGGGCGAAAGCGCGGCGAAGTGCTTGATGGGGTCTTGCCTGCCTCGCGGGTCCTGGGAAGGTGGTGTTTCGGCCCGCTGCTCTTCAGGGGATTCCTCCCCAGGGCTCCGCGGGTCCGCATTCACGAGCCCCGAGCCCGTCTTGATCTCCAGCTCAGCGGAGTCGAGCCTTTCTTTCATGCCGACCCGGACGGCCCATGCGGTGGGGAAGTCGGGCGCGAGCCTGTCCTTCGCTGCGTGGGCCTCGTCCTCCGTGGCAAAGAATCCCATGCGCAAGCGAACCCAGGGGACACCCTCTCGCATGAACGTCACACGATAGAGGCTGTGGCCCGGTTCAACGCCGGAAGGTCCCAGCTGCGGCAACGCTTCCGTGGCGGGTGCGGCGAAGAGCTGGAGTGCGAAGGGGAGGGCGAGATTCACGGGCGAAGGGGGCAGGGCCGGTGCGACGGCCTGGGTGCCCAACGGACCCGATTCCGAAGAGGACAGATCGGGCGACGGGTCTTCGTCTGAATTGGCGACCTTCGGGCGCGGGGCAGGTTCCGGAAGACGAGGGGTCGGTTCCGGACGAGCAATGGGCGGCTTCGCACGTTTCGAAGCGGGAAGTACGACCACCAGAAGACTGCGAAGGTCCGAGTCCTCTTCGACTCGCAGTTTCACGGGCCGCTCGAACAAGAGCTCCAGGCGTCCACTCCGCCGCCGCCCGCCCCGGTAGCGTACTTCCTGGAGCGAGCTGCCTGCTCCATCTGGTGCACGGAGGGCTTCGTCCCCGGCTTGCGCAAGCAGGTCTCCGAGATCCTGGCCCAACGGCGTGATCTCGATTTCGATCCGATCGCTAGGGCTCCGCGGTGCGTGGCGGAGGTATCGCATGGGCACACCCATTCGAATCCGGATCTCGTCGCTGCCGTCTGCCAGGGTGCGCAGATCGAGCCCGCGCAGCAGGCGACCGCGGGTGGGCTGGGCTTCGGCAGTTGCAGGTGCCAGCAAGAGAAGAAGCGCCACGCCAAGCAGTCCGCTCGCGCGCCAGCACATGCTATGCACTCGCCCTGCCAAGATCCCCAACGATCGCTCCATTGCGGGCCAAGGGTCGGGCCCGAGGTGTCCATCGACGGTCCGAGCTACGCGCTTGTGAGAACCGTCACAAGTTCCATTATCGATCGGTCGAATAGGGAAATTGAGGGGTACCGGGCAATGCTGCCTGTGGGCGGAGCGGACGAGAGGCGGCAGAATGGAGAGTGAGACGAACTCCAGAGCCCGACGCAGGCTTCTCCTCCGCCTGGGGCCGCTCCTTGCAATGGGATTGTGTTTGCTGGCTTTCCCGTCGTTTGGCCAGGTCGTCGACTACGACGATTTCGACCACTGGACGACCGGGTTCCCGTTGACGGGTGGGCACGCACGCGCAGCGTGCGAGAGCTGTCATCCCGGCGGGGAATTCGGCGCAACTCCCGATGATTGCGTCGCCTGCCATGGTGGAGCTGGGCTGGGTGGTTGGACGCGCAAGCCGGGAAACCACGTACCGAGCTCCAATCGATGCGATGATTGCCACACGACAGCGACCTGGAGCCACGCTCGCTTCGACCACCTGGGTGTCACGGAACCTTGCGGCGCCTGCCACAACGGCGTGTGGGCGGAAGGGAAGAACGGGCGCCATCTGCCTACTTCGAATCGCTGCGAGGATTGTCATACGACCGTTGTCTGGCGGAATGCGCGTTTCGACCACGTAGGCATCTCCAACGGGTGCTTCCGTTGCCACAACGGCACGCTTGCCAGCGCCAGATCCCGCGACCATCTGCCGACGTCGAACCGCTGCGAGGATTGCCACGACGTCGTGCGCTTCGCATCTGCCGAGATGAACCACGTCGGTATCCAGAATGGCTGCAACGCCTGCCACAATGGTTCAAGAGCGACCGGCAAGGATCGCACCCATATCCCCACTCATGATCGCTGTGAAGCCTGCCACGACACCGTGGCATTCCGCCGTGGCACCATGGATCACACCGGGATCACCAATGGGTGCTTCACTTGTCACAACGGCAAGCTGGCTACCGGCAAGCACGCGACGCATATTCCGTCCCCGGATATCTGCGAAGTCTGCCACAACACGACGAGTTGGAAGTAGGCGCGAATCACTCCGTGCCGGATGTCACCGAATGGATTCCTCGTGTGACTCCCACTGCTTCCGCTGCGCTCGAGCCTTCGGCTACGTACGATCTGCCGCCTGTCTGCGCGCGGGATTCAGGCTAGTCGCCGTGAGCGTGGTCACCCGCAAAACCTGAATCAGGGTCGATGGTTTCCCTGCGCTTCTGAAGGCGAGTTGTTTCGTCGGGAGCGCGGGAGACATCATGGTCAAGGCGGAATATCTCGAATCGGGCCGTAGCTTTCGGGGCCGTACCTGGAAGCTCCTTCTGGTGGGGTTCCTTTCCCTGCTCATGGCCTCCGCGTCCTGGGCAGGCGCCCGAGATCAGGCGCGTCGCATGCATGACCGCTTGATCGGTGCGCCTCCCGATGACGCCACCCTGCAGGTCATGCAGGATCGGATCCAGGCCGGTCAGCCTGTTCAGGCTGCCTACCGCGCAATGGAGGATCCGCTCTTCTACAGCTCGACGCTCAAGAACTTCGTGACGCCCTGGACGAACGAGGCCGAGACGGTCTTCGCCCCTCTGAACGACTACACCGCAACCGCGATCGGAATGATCCGCGACGAGGTGCCTTTCGATCGGGTGCTCTCGGCGGACATGGTCTACATCGGCGCGCCCGGTGTCGTCGAGCGCGCC from bacterium encodes the following:
- a CDS encoding NAD(P)-binding domain-containing protein is translated as MLSPAAIYLVPLLALMLVYFRSRNQREDRALRDLQRMQATGATEPVSIHPVINGNRCLGCGSCVDACPHGDVLGVVGGQAELVNPTNCIGHGACAAACPTDAIRLVIGSERRGVNIPLLGPDFQTNVPGVFVAGELGGMGLIRNAIEQGRQAVESITKLPGVGDERDMLDTVIVGAGPAGFGASLTALQSGLRFVTIEQERLGGSLVHHPRGKIIVTHPVNVPLVGPVDMRATQKEELLEFWERVRADTGLRVRERERVLAVERRSDGSFEVQTDRAAFETRSVLLAVGRRGTPRKLEVPGEDSSKVVYSLTDPAQYTGKRVLVVGGGDSALEAAASLAQQEGCQVTLSYRGDAFHRACPNSRELLEEAIHQHHLEVLLGSKVEEIRADLVAVHTQGGHRELPNDAVVICAGGVLPNDFLHKIGVEIETRYGTPVHA
- a CDS encoding cytochrome C; this encodes MIVRALAAFLFICILPAGLRAADPETLLMPGPVIEGHAENEEECTSCHRPFDRSAEDGLCLGCHEDVGADLTAGKGFHGLAPGLAATACRSCHTDHQGRQADVVGLNPAAFDHALTDYPLQGAHVRVPCADCHVEEKKHRDASVECVSCHEKDDVHRGGLGEDCGACHEDTTWKKAVFDHDKTKFPLEGAHQDAACRLCHADERFEKTPGDCATCHVSADVHKGSFGPQCGDCHDVEKWKTQLFDHDRDTKFPLDGKHIGVDCGACHKGHLYNDPAPTDCNACHEADDVHGGRSGDQCQDCHDTRSWTKIAFDHDKDTKWPLRGRHAKVSCESCHPGKLEDPVEKDCLGCHKPDDVHRGQQGEACTVCHDENTWTETVGFDHDLTHFPLLGLHATVACEECHTTHAYADAETDCAACHRPDDKHEERLTEACASCHNPNSWAIWHFDHDAQSDFPLHGAHEGVDCITCHVAPAAEKIELTSECGICHLTDDVHRGAFGRDCGRCHGEQDWTKVKLER